A part of Paenibacillus sp. 481 genomic DNA contains:
- the greA gene encoding transcription elongation factor GreA: MSDKQVILTQDGLKKLEEELDHLKSVKRREVAERIKVAIGYGDISENSEYEDAKNEQAFIEGRVLTLEKMLRNARIINNDDIDTDAVSIGSTVVVEDLEFGDKMEYTIVGTAESDPLKNKISNESPVGKAILGKQIGTVVDVSVPAGVIQYKIIDIKR; this comes from the coding sequence ATGAGCGATAAACAAGTCATTCTGACCCAAGACGGGCTGAAAAAGTTGGAGGAAGAGCTTGATCATCTCAAATCCGTAAAGCGCCGCGAAGTGGCAGAGCGAATTAAAGTCGCCATTGGATACGGGGATATTAGCGAGAACTCCGAGTACGAAGATGCAAAGAACGAGCAAGCGTTTATTGAAGGTCGTGTTCTTACACTTGAAAAAATGCTTCGTAATGCACGCATCATCAACAACGACGATATCGATACAGATGCAGTGAGCATTGGTTCGACGGTAGTTGTTGAGGACTTGGAATTCGGCGATAAAATGGAATATACAATTGTGGGCACAGCAGAGTCGGATCCGTTGAAAAACAAAATTTCGAACGAAAGCCCTGTAGGTAAGGCTATCTTAGGTAAGCAAATCGGCACGGTTGTGGACGTAAGTGTTCCAGCTGGTGTTATTCAATACAAAATTATAGACATTAAACGTTAA
- the dusB gene encoding tRNA dihydrouridine synthase DusB: MLKIANIEMKNQVVLAPMAGVCNPAFRLIAKEFGAGLVCAEMVSDKALVHGNERTREMLYVDDREKPLSLQIFGGDRQSLVEAAKIVDKDSNADIIDINMGCPVPKVTKCDAGARWLLNPEKIYEMVSAVVDAVEKPVTVKMRIGWDDEHIFVVENALAVQRAGGQAVSVHGRTREQLYSGTADWSYIRQVKEAVNIPVIGNGDVFSPEDARRMLDETGCDGVMIGRGALGNPWMLYRTIEYLSTGQLLPDPDAAEKVRIAIVHMDRLCALKGEHVAVKEMRKHLAWYLKGLPGAARVKDAIMEETRRDEVVRMMEHYVDQVNQGEFDRHKS; this comes from the coding sequence TTGCTGAAAATCGCTAACATTGAAATGAAAAACCAAGTCGTGCTTGCCCCGATGGCAGGCGTGTGTAATCCTGCTTTCCGTCTTATTGCGAAGGAGTTCGGTGCCGGACTCGTTTGCGCAGAAATGGTCAGTGACAAGGCACTAGTACACGGCAACGAGCGTACACGCGAAATGCTGTACGTAGATGATCGAGAAAAGCCACTAAGCTTGCAAATTTTTGGTGGGGATCGTCAATCGCTTGTAGAAGCAGCCAAAATCGTCGACAAGGACTCCAATGCGGACATTATTGATATTAATATGGGCTGCCCTGTTCCTAAAGTGACAAAGTGTGACGCTGGAGCACGTTGGTTGTTGAACCCAGAAAAAATATATGAGATGGTTTCCGCCGTTGTTGATGCCGTAGAGAAGCCTGTTACAGTCAAAATGCGTATTGGCTGGGATGACGAACATATTTTTGTCGTTGAAAATGCGCTTGCTGTTCAGCGCGCTGGTGGACAAGCGGTCAGCGTTCACGGTCGCACGCGCGAGCAACTCTACAGTGGAACAGCGGATTGGAGCTACATCCGTCAAGTAAAAGAAGCTGTGAACATCCCTGTTATCGGGAATGGCGACGTATTTTCTCCAGAAGATGCGCGACGCATGCTAGATGAAACGGGTTGCGATGGCGTTATGATTGGTCGCGGGGCGTTGGGCAATCCTTGGATGCTCTACCGGACAATTGAGTATTTATCGACAGGACAATTGCTGCCAGATCCAGACGCAGCTGAAAAAGTGCGTATTGCCATTGTGCATATGGATCGTCTGTGTGCTTTAAAAGGTGAGCATGTGGCAGTTAAAGAAATGCGTAAGCATTTAGCATGGTACTTGAAAGGTCTGCCTGGTGCAGCTCGCGTGAAAGATGCCATTATGGAAGAAACACGTCGTGATGAAGTGGTGCGAATGATGGAGCATTATGTCGACCAAGTTAATCAAGGCGAATTCGATCGTCATAAATCGTAA
- a CDS encoding helix-turn-helix domain-containing protein yields MARRIRAFRKLKGLTQQQLADLLQLSVAVLGEMERGNRNVDTKTVLKLSQVLNVSEEELTFRQIRP; encoded by the coding sequence ATGGCCAGACGGATCCGCGCTTTCCGCAAACTAAAGGGATTGACACAACAGCAATTGGCAGATCTTTTACAGCTGTCCGTTGCAGTGCTTGGCGAGATGGAGCGGGGAAATAGGAATGTCGATACAAAGACAGTTCTAAAGTTATCTCAAGTATTGAATGTTTCTGAAGAAGAGCTGACCTTTCGGCAAATTCGACCATAA
- the folK gene encoding 2-amino-4-hydroxy-6-hydroxymethyldihydropteridine diphosphokinase has translation MTQQWGSGQRLTSGTVEAYIALGANIGEREQTLYAALSKLSEHQEILIEQSSPLYETDPVGYEEQPAFLNMAVRVRTSLDPEALLRYMLDVELQLGRVREVRWGPRSIDLDLLWVEGCTMDTTMLTLPHPRIAERLFVLVPLADVISVEAQALDAFVQQALGTLEGKEGIRLWSPCKWPDGSALSAN, from the coding sequence ATGACACAGCAATGGGGAAGTGGCCAAAGGTTGACGAGTGGTACCGTAGAGGCGTATATTGCATTAGGTGCTAACATTGGAGAACGTGAACAGACCCTTTATGCAGCGTTGAGTAAACTGAGCGAACATCAGGAGATACTCATTGAGCAAAGTTCCCCACTGTATGAAACGGATCCTGTCGGTTACGAGGAGCAGCCTGCCTTTTTAAATATGGCAGTCCGTGTACGTACCTCACTAGATCCTGAAGCTTTGCTTCGCTATATGTTAGATGTAGAGCTGCAACTTGGTCGTGTTCGCGAAGTTCGTTGGGGACCACGCAGCATAGATTTAGATTTGTTATGGGTGGAAGGTTGTACGATGGATACAACGATGTTAACTTTACCGCATCCTCGAATCGCTGAGCGGCTCTTTGTATTAGTGCCGCTTGCCGACGTGATTTCAGTTGAAGCGCAAGCATTAGACGCATTCGTGCAGCAAGCGCTGGGAACACTGGAAGGAAAGGAAGGGATTCGGCTGTGGAGTCCTTGCAAATGGCCAGACGGATCCGCGCTTTCCGCAAACTAA
- the folB gene encoding dihydroneopterin aldolase, producing MAKTKVVRPDRMQLHRMEFFGRHGVFAEERALGQRWYVDLDLQVDTREAGLTDDLTKSVNYAELFYSVKSVMEGESVQLLETLAERVAEHLLDTYSLIHEATVSVTKPHPPFDIHYAGVTIQITRAREDSPDESGA from the coding sequence ATGGCGAAGACGAAGGTAGTGCGACCGGACCGTATGCAGTTGCATCGAATGGAGTTTTTCGGACGGCATGGCGTATTTGCAGAAGAGAGAGCTTTGGGACAACGCTGGTACGTCGATCTCGATTTGCAGGTGGATACTCGGGAAGCGGGATTGACCGATGACCTAACCAAATCCGTTAATTATGCTGAGTTGTTCTACAGTGTGAAGTCGGTTATGGAAGGGGAGTCTGTTCAACTGCTTGAAACGTTGGCAGAGCGAGTAGCCGAACATTTGCTTGATACGTATTCGCTTATTCATGAAGCGACAGTTAGCGTCACTAAACCACATCCGCCATTCGACATTCACTATGCAGGTGTAACGATTCAAATTACGCGTGCACGTGAAGATTCACCCGATGAAAGCGGGGCGTAA